One segment of Candidatus Paceibacterota bacterium DNA contains the following:
- the xerA gene encoding site-specific tyrosine recombinase/integron integrase: protein MTLEDLKRDFLDHLEIEKGRSLKTRANYSHYLDKFLFFAKLKNPADISEDLIREYRLWLNRQSDGKAGTLKKRTQNYYLIALRAFLKYLAKRKVSSLSPDVIELAKVPERSLDLIGAEDLKRLMKAPDDEKDELKKLRDKAILELFFSTGLRVSELCSLSRDLDLRKDEFSIRGKGEKVRVVFLSNEAKEAIKKYLDKRVDVEDALFVQLKSPIGNKTEAKELHRLTARSIERIVKHYAIKAGISKKVTPHVLRHSFATDLLENGADLRAVQMLLGHANITTTQIYTHITDKHLKEIHKNFHNKKK from the coding sequence ATGACCCTTGAAGATTTAAAAAGAGATTTCTTGGATCACTTGGAGATTGAAAAAGGCCGCAGCTTGAAAACTCGTGCCAATTACAGCCACTATTTAGACAAATTTCTATTTTTCGCCAAACTGAAAAACCCCGCCGATATTAGCGAGGACCTCATTCGGGAATACCGTCTGTGGCTTAACCGTCAAAGTGACGGGAAGGCCGGCACTTTAAAAAAGCGCACTCAAAACTATTATTTAATTGCTCTCCGAGCCTTTTTGAAATATCTGGCCAAACGAAAAGTCTCATCTCTCTCTCCAGACGTTATTGAATTGGCGAAAGTGCCGGAGCGCTCGCTTGATCTGATTGGAGCGGAAGACTTAAAGAGATTGATGAAGGCTCCCGACGATGAAAAGGACGAATTAAAAAAACTCAGAGATAAAGCCATTTTAGAGCTCTTTTTTTCTACCGGTCTCCGAGTTTCAGAGCTCTGTTCCCTCTCTCGCGATCTAGATCTCCGCAAAGACGAATTCTCAATTCGCGGCAAAGGTGAAAAGGTGAGAGTGGTTTTTCTTTCGAATGAAGCGAAAGAGGCGATAAAAAAGTATCTAGATAAACGGGTAGATGTGGAAGATGCTTTGTTTGTTCAGCTGAAGAGCCCGATTGGTAACAAAACCGAAGCCAAAGAATTGCATCGGTTAACTGCGCGTTCAATTGAAAGAATTGTTAAACATTACGCTATTAAAGCTGGTATTTCAAAAAAAGTGACGCCGCATGTTCTTCGCCACAGTTTCGCCACCGATCTTTTGGAGAATGGGGCAGATTTGCGAGCCGTTCAAATGCTTCTTGGCCACGCCAACATCACTACTACCCAAATTTATACTCACATTACTGACAAACACCTGAAGGAAATTCACAAGAATTTCCATAATAAGAAAAAATAA
- a CDS encoding MYG1 family protein, translating into MKIVTHSGSFHQDELFALAALQMVYPDAEIIRTRDPEIISKADIAVDIGGIYDPASNRFDHHQEGGAGRRGKNGMPYASFGLVWKKFGRQICDGRADIADLVDRKMIQAIDAADNGVMVYAPVNREIQPYLFDNFLNAITPTWREGKSIDDAFKQILSIVRLVLEKEIEKAKFFFEETELVRQAYRESEDKRIIVLDHPYPWKSVLTKYPEPLFVIYQDQNTDEWVIMAVKKDPRAFIYRKLFPANWAGKIGKPLADEIGIPDAVFCHNKRFIAKAWSKESAIKMAKIGLNT; encoded by the coding sequence GTGAAAATCGTTACTCATAGTGGGAGTTTTCATCAAGACGAACTCTTTGCTTTAGCCGCTCTGCAGATGGTTTATCCTGATGCCGAGATTATTCGAACTCGTGATCCGGAAATTATTTCCAAGGCGGACATTGCTGTTGATATTGGCGGCATTTATGATCCGGCCAGTAATCGTTTTGACCATCATCAGGAAGGGGGAGCGGGAAGACGCGGCAAGAATGGCATGCCGTATGCTTCTTTCGGTTTGGTTTGGAAAAAATTTGGCCGGCAAATTTGCGATGGGCGCGCCGACATAGCTGATCTGGTGGATCGAAAAATGATTCAGGCTATCGATGCGGCCGACAACGGAGTGATGGTTTACGCCCCAGTTAATCGTGAGATTCAGCCGTATTTATTTGATAACTTCTTGAACGCCATTACTCCGACGTGGCGCGAAGGTAAAAGTATTGATGATGCTTTCAAACAAATTTTGAGCATCGTGAGATTAGTGCTTGAAAAAGAAATTGAGAAAGCTAAATTCTTTTTTGAAGAAACTGAATTGGTCCGCCAAGCTTATCGGGAATCGGAAGACAAAAGAATTATTGTCCTTGACCACCCGTATCCTTGGAAGAGTGTTTTAACAAAATATCCGGAACCGCTTTTTGTTATCTATCAGGATCAAAATACTGATGAATGGGTGATTATGGCAGTCAAGAAAGATCCGCGAGCTTTTATTTATCGAAAACTTTTTCCGGCCAATTGGGCAGGGAAGATCGGCAAGCCTCTGGCAGATGAAATCGGCATTCCGGATGCGGTTTTTTGCCACAACAAACGCTTCATTGCCAAAGCCTGGTCCAAAGAAAGCGCTATAAAGATGGCTAAAATAGGCCTTAATACGTAG
- a CDS encoding YraN family protein → MNNQGIGHIGESLACKFLCNKGFNIIGRNFLRKCGEIDVIARKEGVLHFIEVKTVTCENLNVIHETNTYRPEDNIHLYKTERLKRVIQVYLVENYIKQNWQFHAITVLFDPIRREAKIDFLENLVL, encoded by the coding sequence ATGAATAACCAAGGTATAGGACATATTGGAGAAAGCTTAGCCTGCAAATTCTTATGCAATAAAGGATTTAACATCATTGGGCGGAATTTCTTGAGAAAATGTGGAGAAATAGATGTCATAGCTCGAAAAGAAGGTGTCCTGCACTTTATTGAGGTCAAAACTGTTACTTGTGAAAACCTGAATGTTATTCATGAAACAAATACCTACCGTCCCGAGGATAATATTCATTTATATAAAACAGAGCGACTAAAAAGAGTAATTCAAGTTTATTTAGTAGAAAACTACATTAAACAGAATTGGCAATTTCATGCCATTACGGTTTTATTCGATCCTATAAGAAGGGAAGCCAAGATAGATTTCTTAGAAAACCTTGTCCTTTAG
- a CDS encoding HD domain-containing protein: MSRKFSIPPEVSRITRKLEEAGFEAYLIGGCVRDLLLERKPKDWDVTTNATPEEIIQNFDKTFYENDYGTVGVVNEEAEDETLKVVEMTPYRLEATYSDNRHPDSVTFSQNLEDDLKRRDFTINAIALKIVATAKENYDGEVVDLYQGQKDIEKKIVRTVGDPNERFKEDGLRILRAIRLSAELGFKIAPETEEAIKNDAGLLKNIARERIREEFVRILMSAKPADALKTAKNLGVLKFIIPELEKASGIEQNQAHAYDVFEHLLKSLQAAADKGWSLEIRLAALLHDIAKPQSRRWSNEKKDWTFHGHDVVGARVAAKILNDLRFPNKLIEEVTKLIRWHMFFSDPDQITLSAVRRLLKNVGKENVWNLMNLRICDRIGTGRPKEDPYRLRKYKSMIEEVMHDPVSVGMLKIDGSKIMEVANLPSGPKIGYILHALLEEVLEDPSLNTKEHLYERAVDLSKLTEEQLKKIGEKGKERKERLQEEEVKEIRKKYWVQ; encoded by the coding sequence ATGTCTAGAAAATTCTCCATTCCGCCGGAAGTTTCACGAATAACTAGGAAATTAGAAGAGGCTGGTTTTGAAGCCTATTTAATCGGTGGCTGTGTTCGTGATTTGCTTTTGGAGCGCAAGCCGAAAGACTGGGATGTTACTACAAACGCCACGCCCGAAGAGATCATTCAAAATTTCGATAAAACCTTCTATGAAAACGATTATGGAACAGTTGGAGTAGTTAATGAAGAAGCGGAGGATGAAACTTTGAAAGTGGTGGAGATGACTCCGTATCGTCTGGAAGCCACTTATTCGGATAATCGACATCCTGACTCCGTTACATTTAGTCAAAATCTGGAAGATGATCTAAAGAGACGGGATTTTACTATCAATGCCATTGCTCTGAAAATTGTTGCAACAGCTAAAGAAAATTATGATGGGGAAGTGGTTGACCTTTATCAAGGACAAAAAGATATTGAAAAGAAAATTGTTAGAACCGTAGGAGATCCGAATGAGAGATTCAAAGAAGATGGTTTAAGAATTTTACGAGCCATCAGACTCTCAGCTGAACTTGGATTTAAGATTGCCCCAGAAACTGAAGAGGCTATTAAAAATGATGCGGGTCTCCTGAAGAACATTGCCCGAGAGAGAATACGAGAAGAGTTCGTTAGAATTTTAATGTCCGCTAAACCGGCTGATGCCTTAAAAACGGCTAAAAACCTAGGTGTGTTGAAGTTTATTATCCCTGAACTGGAGAAAGCTTCCGGAATTGAACAAAACCAAGCCCACGCTTATGACGTCTTTGAACACTTATTAAAAAGCTTGCAAGCGGCGGCGGACAAGGGGTGGTCGCTAGAAATTCGGTTAGCCGCATTGCTTCATGATATTGCCAAGCCTCAATCAAGACGCTGGTCAAACGAGAAAAAAGACTGGACTTTTCACGGGCATGATGTAGTGGGAGCTCGTGTGGCTGCTAAAATTTTAAATGATTTACGCTTTCCGAATAAATTAATTGAAGAAGTAACTAAACTAATTCGTTGGCACATGTTTTTCTCCGATCCCGACCAAATTACTTTGTCGGCTGTCAGACGCTTGCTTAAAAATGTGGGTAAGGAGAACGTCTGGAATCTTATGAATCTCAGAATTTGCGACCGTATTGGTACGGGAAGACCAAAAGAAGATCCGTATCGCTTGAGAAAATACAAATCAATGATTGAAGAGGTGATGCATGACCCGGTTTCAGTCGGGATGTTAAAAATTGATGGCAGTAAAATTATGGAGGTGGCAAACTTACCTTCCGGACCAAAGATTGGCTATATTTTGCATGCCTTGCTTGAAGAAGTTTTGGAAGATCCTTCCTTGAATACTAAAGAACACCTTTATGAGAGGGCAGTAGATTTAAGCAAATTAACTGAGGAGCAATTAAAAAAGATAGGGGAGAAAGGAAAGGAAAGGAAGGAGAGATTACAGGAAGAAGAAGTGAAGGAAATAAGAAAGAAATATTGGGTACAATAG
- a CDS encoding polyribonucleotide nucleotidyltransferase, with product MQKKEYSVEFGGKTLTAEFNDLADQTNGSVIIRYGNTVVFASAVMSKKPKDGDFFPLTVDYEEKFYAAGRILGGQFTRREGRPSDEAILSGRAVDRTIRPLFDHRMRHDVQVVLMVLSIDEDDPDVLAVLAASLALGVSDIPWNGPASAVRIGRRKGEANLIINPIYTDREGADLDLVACGKDGNINMIEVGSKEVPNQIVMEALRLASAEIEKIQNFQKKIITERGKKKLIVEFPVFEEKAADLFAEKIEPRLEAAVFSGPGKKEANALKDEWLLLYNETFPEGKVSLADEYFEEKVNDLIHREAVEKSRRPDGRGLDEIRPLYVQAGGLSPMLHGSGIFYRGGTHVLSALTLGGPGDSQTIDGMELQTEKRFLHHYNFPPFSTGETGRMGGLNRRMIGHGNLAEKALTAVIPDKEKFPYTIRLVSESMASNGSTSMGSVCASTLALMDGGVPIKAPVAGIASGLMMKDEKNYVLLTDIQGPEDHHGDMDFKVAGTREGVTAVQMDVKVDGIPLDILEKAFEKAEKARLQILDQIEKEIPAPRLDISSKAPKIISIRIKPDQIGLVIGGGGKTIKDIKEKTGAEIDIEDDGTVYLTGKEGSAEKAKSIIEEMTHEYKAGERFEGTVIKIMDFGAFVKIGSSTEGLVHISEIAPFRVENVSKVLKEGQKVPIVVKEVDERGRINLSIKRADPDFIKNPASSS from the coding sequence ATGCAAAAAAAAGAATATTCAGTGGAGTTTGGCGGCAAAACTCTTACAGCTGAATTTAATGATCTAGCCGACCAGACTAATGGTTCAGTTATTATCCGGTACGGCAATACGGTAGTCTTTGCTTCGGCCGTCATGTCGAAGAAACCAAAAGATGGTGATTTCTTTCCTCTAACAGTTGACTACGAGGAAAAATTTTATGCGGCCGGACGAATTCTTGGTGGTCAATTCACCAGACGCGAAGGCCGCCCATCGGATGAAGCTATTCTCTCGGGCCGCGCGGTGGACAGAACTATTCGCCCACTTTTCGATCACCGAATGCGTCACGATGTGCAGGTAGTGCTAATGGTGCTTTCCATTGATGAGGATGATCCGGATGTTTTAGCCGTTCTGGCGGCTTCCTTAGCTTTAGGTGTATCAGATATTCCTTGGAATGGGCCGGCCAGTGCCGTTCGAATTGGTCGCAGAAAAGGGGAGGCTAATCTGATAATTAATCCTATTTACACTGACCGAGAAGGAGCTGATCTGGATTTAGTGGCCTGTGGCAAAGACGGCAACATCAACATGATTGAGGTGGGTTCCAAAGAAGTGCCCAATCAAATTGTTATGGAGGCCTTGCGTCTGGCTTCAGCGGAAATTGAAAAAATTCAGAATTTCCAGAAAAAAATTATCACTGAACGCGGCAAGAAAAAATTAATTGTAGAATTTCCAGTATTTGAAGAAAAAGCTGCTGATCTCTTTGCCGAAAAGATAGAGCCGAGATTAGAGGCGGCCGTTTTTTCCGGACCCGGCAAGAAAGAAGCAAATGCTTTGAAAGACGAGTGGCTTCTTTTGTATAATGAGACTTTTCCGGAAGGAAAAGTCTCGCTGGCCGATGAATATTTTGAGGAAAAGGTTAACGATCTTATCCATCGTGAAGCGGTTGAAAAAAGCCGCCGGCCTGATGGCCGCGGCCTCGACGAAATCCGGCCGCTTTACGTCCAGGCCGGCGGCCTTTCTCCCATGCTTCACGGCTCCGGCATTTTCTACCGAGGTGGCACTCACGTGCTCTCAGCCTTAACTTTAGGAGGCCCGGGAGATTCTCAAACTATTGACGGCATGGAGCTTCAGACTGAAAAGCGCTTTCTCCATCATTACAACTTTCCTCCGTTTTCTACGGGAGAAACAGGCCGCATGGGCGGTCTCAATCGCCGAATGATCGGTCATGGTAATCTGGCGGAAAAGGCCCTGACAGCCGTCATTCCGGATAAAGAAAAATTTCCTTACACTATTCGCCTTGTTTCAGAATCTATGGCTTCAAACGGCTCCACTTCCATGGGTTCGGTTTGCGCTTCTACCCTGGCTCTCATGGATGGGGGCGTACCAATTAAAGCGCCGGTAGCCGGTATTGCTTCAGGTTTAATGATGAAGGATGAAAAAAATTATGTCCTGTTGACTGACATCCAAGGCCCCGAAGATCATCATGGTGATATGGATTTTAAAGTGGCTGGGACTCGTGAAGGAGTAACGGCTGTTCAAATGGATGTAAAAGTTGACGGCATTCCGCTCGATATTTTAGAAAAAGCTTTTGAAAAAGCTGAAAAAGCACGGCTCCAAATCCTTGATCAGATTGAAAAAGAAATTCCGGCGCCGCGACTTGATATTTCTTCAAAAGCGCCAAAAATTATTTCCATTCGAATAAAACCGGATCAAATCGGTTTGGTAATTGGAGGGGGTGGAAAAACAATTAAAGATATTAAGGAAAAAACCGGAGCTGAAATCGATATTGAAGATGATGGAACGGTTTATCTTACGGGCAAGGAAGGTTCAGCGGAAAAAGCCAAAAGTATTATTGAGGAGATGACTCATGAATATAAAGCGGGAGAGAGGTTTGAAGGGACCGTTATTAAGATTATGGATTTCGGAGCCTTCGTGAAAATCGGTAGCTCTACCGAAGGGCTGGTTCACATCTCGGAGATTGCTCCATTTCGAGTTGAAAACGTCTCTAAAGTTTTAAAGGAAGGCCAAAAAGTACCCATTGTTGTAAAAGAAGTTGATGAAAGGGGCCGAATTAATCTCTCCATTAAACGAGCTGATCCAGATTTCATTAAAAATCCGGCTTCGTCCTCTTAA
- a CDS encoding RNHCP domain-containing protein, with protein sequence MFQKNKEDFICEKCGHEVKGTGYTNHCPKCLWSKHVDINPGDRLSECGGMMEPVRVEGRTGSYDFVHRCLRCGYEKRNKVSPEDDFQKVIEISRKAD encoded by the coding sequence ATGTTTCAGAAAAACAAAGAAGATTTTATTTGTGAGAAGTGCGGGCATGAAGTGAAAGGGACGGGATACACCAATCATTGTCCGAAATGCTTATGGAGCAAGCATGTGGATATTAATCCCGGGGATCGTCTGAGTGAATGTGGAGGGATGATGGAGCCGGTACGGGTGGAGGGACGCACCGGCTCTTATGATTTTGTCCACCGATGTTTACGCTGTGGCTACGAAAAGAGAAACAAGGTTTCGCCCGAAGACGACTTTCAGAAAGTGATTGAAATTTCTAGGAAGGCTGATTAA
- a CDS encoding YifB family Mg chelatase-like AAA ATPase — translation MSFSKVHSAQSHLLQARVIDIEVDLAKGLYQFSVVGLPDKAVEESKDRIGAAIKNSGFTSPKHKNQKVVISLAPADLKKEGPNFDLAMALGYLLAADDIKFDPREKLFLGELSLNGKLRAIKGVLPLVIEAKQHHFKEVYVPMENVREAAIITDIDVFGVATLKEAVEHLNEKRPAEPAASSPPKLSPAPSTPILYEMTEYEIDFGDIRGQEKAKRGLEIAAAGAHNVLMFGPPGTGKTMLAKAFCHLLPPLSFSEMLEVTSIHSVSGNLGNTPLILYPPFRSPHHTSSYPALIGGGTIPKPGEVTLAHRGVLFMDEFPEFDRRVIDALREPLEEKVVSVARTKSSAIFPANFILMAAMNPCPCGNRGSKNKECLCRSQNLLNYERKLSGPILDRIDLWLEVSEIDYKKLGSERSGETTDDFKERVLKARARSKERLAKSGLNILTNNEIRPKDLLTLVPLQKKVREILDQAAYKLNISARAYHRLIKVARTIADLEEKEEVEVNHMLEALQYRPKKVEI, via the coding sequence ATGAGTTTTTCCAAAGTTCATAGCGCTCAAAGTCATCTGCTCCAAGCGCGCGTTATTGATATTGAGGTTGATTTAGCTAAAGGACTTTACCAGTTTTCAGTAGTGGGCTTGCCGGATAAAGCGGTCGAGGAATCAAAAGATCGCATCGGAGCGGCCATTAAGAACAGTGGCTTTACTTCACCAAAACATAAAAATCAGAAAGTGGTAATTTCGCTGGCTCCAGCCGATTTAAAAAAGGAGGGACCGAATTTTGATTTAGCTATGGCACTGGGATATTTATTGGCGGCTGACGATATTAAATTTGATCCGAGAGAGAAGTTATTTTTAGGCGAATTGTCGCTCAATGGAAAGCTAAGAGCTATTAAAGGTGTTTTGCCTTTGGTAATCGAGGCAAAGCAGCACCACTTTAAAGAAGTTTATGTGCCGATGGAGAATGTGCGAGAAGCGGCCATTATTACCGACATAGATGTTTTTGGAGTAGCCACTCTTAAAGAGGCGGTGGAGCATTTGAATGAGAAGCGGCCGGCGGAGCCGGCCGCTTCTTCTCCACCAAAACTTTCGCCCGCGCCTTCCACTCCCATTCTCTATGAAATGACGGAATATGAAATTGATTTTGGCGACATTCGAGGTCAGGAAAAAGCCAAAAGAGGATTAGAAATCGCCGCCGCCGGGGCTCACAATGTCTTAATGTTTGGTCCGCCTGGCACGGGCAAAACGATGCTGGCTAAGGCTTTCTGTCATCTTCTCCCGCCTCTTTCCTTTTCGGAAATGCTCGAGGTAACTTCCATTCATTCCGTTTCCGGCAATCTCGGAAACACGCCTTTGATTTTATATCCGCCGTTTCGATCGCCACATCACACCTCTTCTTATCCGGCCTTGATTGGTGGAGGCACTATTCCCAAACCCGGCGAAGTAACTCTGGCACACCGCGGAGTGCTTTTTATGGACGAATTTCCGGAATTTGACCGACGAGTGATTGATGCTTTGAGAGAGCCGCTTGAAGAAAAGGTGGTTAGCGTAGCCCGAACTAAAAGTTCGGCTATTTTTCCGGCCAATTTTATTTTAATGGCAGCTATGAATCCTTGTCCCTGCGGTAATCGAGGAAGTAAAAATAAAGAATGTCTCTGTCGCAGCCAAAACTTGCTAAATTACGAGCGCAAGCTCTCCGGACCAATTTTAGATCGAATTGATCTCTGGCTTGAAGTGAGTGAAATTGATTACAAAAAGCTCGGAAGTGAAAGAAGTGGGGAAACGACAGATGATTTTAAAGAGAGGGTTCTCAAGGCGCGAGCTAGAAGTAAGGAGAGGCTAGCTAAATCAGGCTTGAACATTCTAACTAACAACGAGATTCGGCCGAAAGATCTTCTGACCTTAGTACCGCTTCAGAAGAAAGTGCGGGAAATTTTAGATCAGGCCGCTTACAAACTTAATATTTCGGCTCGAGCCTATCATCGTTTGATTAAAGTGGCTCGCACCATTGCCGATCTGGAAGAGAAAGAAGAGGTGGAAGTTAATCATATGCTCGAGGCTTTGCAATACCGACCTAAAAAGGTGGAAATTTAA
- the rpsO gene encoding 30S ribosomal protein S15: MLTKTKKQRVIKESRVHDTDTGSPEVQISILSRRIDELAKHLKKNLKDNHSRRGLLQLVADRQSHLRYLQKKDPKRYQSVLKKLDLKK, translated from the coding sequence ATGTTAACGAAAACTAAAAAACAGCGCGTGATCAAAGAAAGTCGGGTTCACGATACCGATACTGGTTCGCCGGAAGTGCAAATTTCTATTTTAAGTAGGCGTATTGATGAGTTGGCTAAACATTTGAAGAAAAATCTCAAAGACAATCATTCTCGACGTGGTTTGCTTCAGTTAGTGGCCGACCGCCAAAGTCATCTTCGATATCTTCAAAAGAAAGATCCAAAACGATATCAAAGCGTTTTGAAGAAACTTGATCTGAAAAAGTAG
- a CDS encoding exodeoxyribonuclease III, translating to MKIISWNVNGIRAWHKKGYLEWFLKESPDIFCLQETKAHPEQLTEELRNPKGYHSYFDHSKGRKGYSGVAVYSKIKPEKIEYGLGVKELDQEGRFIALHFKKFVLINTYFPNGGGGPVRLKYKLDYYKAYLKYADNLRKKGQKIIFCGDINTAHTEIDLARPRENVSHTGFLPIERAWLDKVIEHGYIDVFRHFYPHKTGAYTYWDSYSFARDRNVGWRIDYFFVSPDLIKKVKNMAILSDVFGSDHCPILLEIDI from the coding sequence ATGAAAATCATCTCATGGAACGTTAACGGCATTCGAGCTTGGCATAAAAAGGGCTATTTAGAGTGGTTTTTAAAGGAATCTCCCGATATTTTCTGTCTTCAGGAAACCAAAGCTCATCCGGAGCAGCTTACGGAGGAACTGCGAAACCCAAAGGGCTACCACTCCTATTTCGATCATTCAAAGGGACGTAAAGGCTATAGCGGCGTCGCGGTTTACAGCAAAATTAAGCCGGAAAAGATCGAATACGGCCTGGGAGTAAAGGAATTAGACCAAGAGGGGCGTTTCATCGCTCTGCATTTCAAAAAATTTGTCCTGATTAACACCTACTTCCCTAATGGCGGTGGCGGTCCGGTTCGCCTTAAATACAAACTTGATTACTACAAGGCGTATTTAAAATACGCCGATAATTTAAGAAAAAAAGGCCAAAAAATCATCTTTTGCGGAGATATCAATACTGCTCATACCGAGATCGATCTGGCCCGCCCTCGTGAAAACGTTTCACATACAGGATTTCTGCCTATAGAAAGGGCGTGGTTAGATAAGGTAATAGAACATGGTTACATTGATGTCTTTCGTCACTTTTACCCCCATAAAACTGGCGCTTACACCTACTGGGATTCTTACAGTTTTGCTAGGGATCGAAACGTCGGTTGGAGAATTGATTATTTCTTCGTTAGTCCGGATCTAATCAAAAAAGTCAAAAATATGGCTATTTTAAGCGACGTTTTTGGCTCGGACCATTGTCCTATTCTTTTAGAAATCGACATATAA
- a CDS encoding NYN domain-containing protein: MAVIKHKEQRVGIFIDAQNLYHSAKNLYRARVNFGAILKDALAGRILVRAVAYVITTEAGDEKNFFEALVKMGIETKTKNLQIFSSGSKKADWDVGLAVDAIKLAPKLDAVVIVSGDGDFIPLVEYLQMNGCQVEGVSFGKSASGKLKEVVDDFLDLDSSPRKYLMGGAGRRSGPRQAQ; the protein is encoded by the coding sequence ATGGCCGTTATAAAACATAAAGAGCAGCGGGTTGGCATCTTTATTGATGCACAAAATCTCTATCACAGCGCCAAAAATCTCTACCGGGCGAGAGTGAATTTTGGGGCTATATTAAAGGACGCTTTGGCCGGAAGAATTCTGGTGCGGGCGGTGGCTTATGTTATTACCACTGAAGCCGGAGATGAAAAAAACTTCTTTGAGGCCTTGGTAAAAATGGGGATTGAGACTAAAACTAAAAATCTCCAGATTTTCTCCAGCGGTTCCAAGAAGGCTGACTGGGATGTTGGTCTGGCGGTAGATGCCATCAAATTAGCCCCTAAATTGGATGCAGTAGTGATTGTCTCTGGAGATGGAGATTTCATACCTTTAGTTGAGTATCTACAGATGAATGGCTGCCAGGTGGAAGGAGTTTCCTTCGGTAAATCCGCTTCCGGAAAATTGAAAGAGGTGGTAGATGATTTTTTAGATTTGGATAGTAGTCCGCGAAAATACTTGATGGGCGGGGCGGGAAGAAGGAGTGGTCCGCGGCAAGCGCAATAG
- a CDS encoding TraR/DksA C4-type zinc finger protein: MDINFFKSKLESEKQTLLSELKGLSRQDPDNPNDWQPAAENLDILTSDRNEVADKIGNIEGDAAILRELEPQLNDINLALDKIEKGTYGKCEVCQAEIEADRLKANPAARTCKAHLNVKLS, translated from the coding sequence ATGGATATAAATTTTTTCAAAAGTAAATTGGAATCGGAAAAGCAAACTTTGTTATCCGAATTAAAAGGCCTGAGTCGGCAGGATCCTGATAATCCAAACGACTGGCAGCCAGCTGCTGAAAATCTGGATATTTTGACTTCTGATCGAAACGAAGTGGCTGATAAAATTGGCAATATTGAGGGAGATGCGGCCATTCTTCGAGAGTTGGAGCCTCAATTAAACGATATAAATTTAGCTTTGGATAAGATCGAAAAGGGTACTTATGGAAAATGCGAAGTCTGTCAGGCGGAGATTGAAGCAGACAGATTGAAAGCCAATCCAGCGGCCAGAACCTGCAAAGCTCACTTGAACGTTAAGTTAAGTTAG